Below is a window of Nerophis lumbriciformis linkage group LG20, RoL_Nlum_v2.1, whole genome shotgun sequence DNA.
ccacagtgaaggatgacttctcattccctgtggtgcgaatattcaccgtacgtgctcccgttgtatccacagtgcggttcacaggaatatcagttgctgtgaaatagtaatccgtgtgcggatggagagattgcgtcttttcatgaaccggatccttgtcgctttgtaggagccattttgtggcctttacagatgtaaacacacaaaggaaatgataatatccgcgcgctttttcttcttctacgcgggcgggtggttgcttacagtagaagaagaagcgcttcctgttctatgggggcgggtgcttaccttggcggttgcttgcgtagaagaagaagcgcttcctgttctaccgggaaaaaagatggcggctgtttaccgaagttgcgagaccgaaactttatgaaaatgaatcttaatatttatccatatataaagcgcaccgggttataaggcgcactgtcagcttttgagaaaatttgtggtttttaggtgcgccttatagtgcggaaaatacggtatatagcccttaatcacaaatgtctcaaaaggcTTTGTGGGGGTAAAGACAACAACCTTTTTTTGTCTCTAAAGGTTGTTTAGTtgttttgcttgtcatcacaaacattcttCAGTAAACAAAGTATCATCGGTGTATTgagttgggttgctatcagcgcttcagtcatcaacaattatatcatctgagaaatggactgtggagggggcgtggcctgcgggcctgcagcgaggcggggtgtgccaggatcggcctcgaagttgtcatgtctgtattatcatgttttgttttaagtcatgttttgtttagtttctgtcttttcactcccttgtctggtcaccatagcaaccattagttttcacctgtcacgtcacgcacctgtttcacgttttgagtcacgcacctgctttcactaatcatgtccatagtatttaagttcattcattttctgttgttcgtcctgacgaccacaccacatttatgctctgtccattttttcatgtccatgttcacgctgctccttttttgtccatgccaagtaagttttctttattcaagccatagtttgcaagttttgtttaattgttcatagtttattctccgccactgtgcgcgccttttgtttgatccttttttttgtatttatggttgataaataaatcatgtaccttaattcccgtctcgcccgtgccaactttccgttgcatcctggaaaagcacacaccccggaccaagtatTGAcagaagtcagcgacaggtgcgtagctGGCCctcctgggccttgttatctaatcaccggtcgctctgtataagcagcagccatgaggagagacgttgttggagctggagcaaGAGGGAGAGCGAGAGACAACTGCTGGAAAGCAACCTGAGCATCTTATTGAAAGAATAAAAagtcatttgattatttacatttgattaatccggggaggtgggatggggTTAAGCTAGGGTTGTTCTTTTATtgctgttttgaaggaggatagagatgcactttcttttacacctcttgggagtgcattccacattgatgtggcatagaaggagaatgagttaaagacctttgttagattggaatctgggtttaacgtggttagtggagctccccctggtgttgtggttatggcggtcatttacgttaaggaagtagtttgacatgtacttcggtatcagggaggtgtagcggattttatagactaggctcagtgcaagttgtttgactctgtcctccaccctgagccagcccactttggagaagtgggtaggagtgaggtgtgatctggggtggaggtctagaagtaatctgactagcttgttctgggatgtttggagtctagatttgagggttttggaggtgctagggtaccaggaggtgcatgcgtaatcgaaaaagggttgaacgagagttcctgctagaatcttcatggtgcttttgttgaccagagaggagattctgtagagaagtcttgtttgttggttgacctttttgatgacattggttgccattttatcacaggaaagattagcctccagaatggaacctaggtaggtgaaggtggaggacagagtaaaacaacttgcactgagcctagtctataaaatccgctacacctccctgataccgaagtacatgtcaaactacttccttaacgtaaatgaccgccataaccacaacaccagggggaactccactaaccacgttaaacccagattccgaactaacaaaggtcttaactcattctctttctatgccacatcaatgtggaatgcgctcccaacaggtataaaagaaagggcatctctatcctccttcaaaaccgcaataaaagtacacctccaggcaacttcaaccctaaactaaaaccctccccggattgttaataatcaaatgtaaacaatcaaatgcagatatttttcttatgccttctgatctctctctctctctctatgtccactacttggtGTACATATCctactaagtcagacctacactgtttcaatatccatttctctgttctcaattgttgatgactgatgataacaaccaaacctaaccccaccccccaccccgaattgtaaataatgtaaataattcaatgtatatactctgatgattatcttgtgtgatgactgtattatgatgatagtatatatctgatagtatatatctgtatcatgaatcaatttaagtggaccccgacttaaacaagttgaaaaacttattggggtgttaccatttagtggtcaattgtacggaatatgtacttcactgtgcaatctactaataaaagtctcaatcaatcaatcaatcaatcaatgacctcatctttcctgctgATAACAATGTCAtccactttaatagtgaagtcattgactttcttaaaggggaacattatcaccagacctatgtaagcgtcaatatataccttgatgttgcagaaaaaagaccatatattttttaaaccgatttccgaactctaaatgggtgaattttggcgaattaaacgcctttctattattcgctcttggagcgatgacatcacaacgcgacgtcacatcaggaagcaatccgccattttctcaaacaccgagtcaaatcagctctgttattttccgttttttctactgttttccgtaccttggagacatcatgcctcgtcggtgtgttgtcggagggtgtaacaacaccaacagggacggattcaagttgcaccagtggcccaaagatgccaaagtggcaagaaattggacgtttgttccgcacactttaccgacgaaagctatgctacgacagagatggcaagaatgtgtggatatcctgcgacactcaaagcagatgcatttctaaccataaagtcaaagaaatctgcgagcggatgagggtatgtctacagaatatattaattgatgaaaactgggctgtctgcactctcaaagtgcatgttgttgccaaatgtatttcatatgctgtaaacctagttcatagttgttagtttcctttaatgccaaacaaacacataccaatcgttggttagaaggcgatcgccgaattcgtcctcgctttctcccgtgtcgctggctgtcgtgtcgttttcgtcggtttcgcttgcatacggttcaaaccgatatggctcaatagcttcagtttcttcttcaatttggttttcgctacctgcctccacactacaaccatccgtttcaatacatgcgtaatctgttgaatcgcttaagccgctgaaatccgagtctgaatccgagctaatgtcgctatagcttgctgttctatgcgccatgtttgtttgtgttggcttcactatgtgacgtcacagaaaaatggacgggtgtatataacgatggttaaaatcaggcactttgaagctttttttagggatattgcgtgatgggtaaaattttgaaaaaaacctcgaaaaataaaataagccactgggaactgatttttaatggttttaacccttctgaaattttaataatgttcccctttaaggaaaacAGTACCAGGTACCAGTCTGGATGAGGAGCTGGCTGACATGGGTTGTGACCCAAGATGGCTGGCTCTTCCATGCACAGATGTGGGATGACCTGGCTAAGATGACCCCCTCCCAGGACTATATGCTGGCTTCCTGATGGACTGGACTCCAACATGAcatgactcccattagctacattgttagccaccCATTGCTAGCGTTTGGTTCTGCAAtttaaaatacacacaaaaaaagagaaagacaaacgtgttcttgtcttgtgAATGATAGACTCTCTTAACGTGTGGttgcttttatttattattatttttttgtttagtacagtagcatcgctaacccaacaagggactcctcccaatagctccacccactcggcagatgactttataaaTTTCTTTAATAAGTATATTGAactttagaaaggagattaaagacatctacatgcccctaaagctgaccaacacgccggattgtagtcagctggaggcgtgtcttaatgaaattaaacaatggatgtccgctaacttcttgcaactcaacgccaagaaaacggaaatgctgattatcggtcctgctagacaccgacatttatttaattataccaccttaacatttgacaaccaaacaattacacaaggcaactcagtaaagaatctgggtattatcttccacccaactctctcctttgagtcacacattaagagtgttacgaaaacggccttctttcatctccgtaatatcgctaaaattcaatctattttatccactagcgacgctgagatccttattcatgcgttcgttacgtctcgtctcgactactgtaacgtattattttggggtctccctatgtctagcattaaaagactacaattggtacaaaatgcggctgctagacttttgacaagaacaagaaagtttgatcaattacgcctatactggctcacctgcactggcttcctgtgcacttaagatgcgactttaaggttttactacttacgtataaaatactacacggtctagctccgtcctatcttgtcgattgcattgtaccatatgtcccggcaagaaatctgcgttcaaagaactccggcttattagtgattcccagagcccaaaaaaagtctgcgggctatagagcgttttctattggggctccagtactatcaatcaatcaatcaatgtttatttatatagccctaaatcacaagtgtctcaaagggctgcacaagccacaacgacatcctcggtacaaagcccacatacgggcaaggaaaaactcaccccagtgggacgtcgatgtgaatgactatgagaaaccttggagaggaccgcatatgtgggtaaccccccccctctaggggagaccgaaagcaatggatgtcgagtgggtctgacataatattgtgagagtctagtccatagtggatccaacataatagtaagagtccagtccatagtggggccagcaggacaccatcccgagcggagacgggtcagcagcgcagagatgttccctgccgatgcacaggcgagcggtccaccccaggtcccgactctggacagccagcacttcatccatggccaccggacctgtgccccccccctcaaggaaaaggggagcagaggagaaaagaaaaggcagatcaactggtctaacaggggggctatttaaaggctagagtatacaaatgagttttaagatgggacttaaatgcttctactgaggtagcatctctaattgttaccgggagggcattccatagtactggagccccaatagaaaacgctctatagcccgcagactttttttgggctctgggaatcactaataagccggagttctttgaacgcagatttcttgccgggacatatggtacaatgcaatcgacaagataggacggagctagaccgtgtagtattttatacgtaagtagtaaaaccttaaagtcacatcttaagtgcacaggaagccagtgcaggtgagccagtataggcgtaatatgatcaaactttcttgttcttgtcaaaagtctagcagccgcattttgtaccaactgtaattttggactatggaatgccctcctggtaacaattagagatgctacctcagtagaagcatttaagtcccatcttaaaactcatttgtatactctagcctttaaatagcccccctgttagaccagttgatctgccgtttcttttcttttctcctctgctccccttttccttgagggggggggcacaggtccggtggccatggatgaactgctgactgtccagagtcgggacccggggtggaccgctcgcctgtgcatcggctgggaacatctctgcgctgctgacccgtctccgctcgggatggtgtcctgctggccccactatggactggactcttactattatgttggatccactatggactggactcttactattatgttggatccactatggactggactctcacaatattatgtcagacccactcgacatccattgcattcggtctcccctagaggggggggggttacccacatatgcggtcctctccaaggtttctcatagtcattcacatcgacgtcccactggggtgagtttttccttgcccttatgtgggctttgtaccgaggatgtcgtggcttgtgcagccctttatgagacacttgtgatttagggctatataaataaacattgattgattgattgattttgcaaagtagtagtagtagtggcaacttccttgttcatttgcaGAATACAGTCAACTTCCTTTCGTTTTGACTTCATCAAACTGCCCATGCAAGTGACGttgagggccacattggggcctgttggCGTTAtagtggagtctgataaaaatcacgtTTCACTTGTAATCCAAACAGTCAATctgatttacaaaaaaaaatcgattttattgtCTCAATGGATTGTTTTAGGACCCAAATTAGCAAACCATATATGTCGTTTTCCATTTTTCCCGTCAAGTTGCTTTGTGCACGTTGACAAAGGTTCCATTAAGGAAGAGAAGTTCAGTGCTCGTCCATAATTACCACTGGGGGTTTCATCCATTTTGACATGGCGGttctttgtttacatttgaaCAAAGTCGGCTAATTTCTCATCTACACTCATTTCAGGACGTATGATGGCTTTCAAATGACGAAACTTCAACACACTCACCTTCATCCTCGGTTtttatctttatctccgttggtgatttgctggaagttgattctctttcatgttctcttttccatgacgtcgccatcttagcatagcagtagtcgtccgtGTGCTCTCAAGTCTTCAATCTTCACGCCATTGCTCCCAACTCAACTTCCGTTTTGTGTGTTTTAGAAAAGACAAAATAGGTATTTGTTACTATATTTGCTTTTAGAAGGTACATTTAAGACTTACCCGGAAAGCCACAGCCGCTCAGTCCGCCATCTTGGTCCGCGCCAAAGTCTTTGCCGCTGCGCGATTTCTTTGCGCATGCGCGAAAAGGCAACCActtccgtttttttgttttttcaaaataatggtaCGTCAACAAAGTCGAGTCGTCAACTCTTCTCGTCAGATAAAATTCCATCGCTCCAAACTCAACTTCCGTTTCGTGGGCTTTAGAAAAGACGAATCCTTGACATTTGTGTTGCTATATTTGCAGTGAATCGAtatgggcgagggcggacctacgtcacttccgccctccaatcccctagcaacacggtcgccatattgaattcgttgaaaacaaaccagctcacagctaacacagcattgacagaaaaggcatttaacgaggtttcacggcattttaaactgttctaaatggcgtatgattatgtaaatagtctttccagtgaggctaggttaagatacgagttaaaatgttctgtagttggattaaacgactgcccttaccgccttccagcagatgcgtggactgaaaaTCCTAcccaatggccggacatggaatttggaaatctttatgtctacctcacaagcgcaccaggtcggttgttagcttcggttgttgtataacgaataaatcacataaaaatggttaaatcacccaaggtatgttgataaatgataataaggatgacacggtggctaccagtatctgtatatttattatatctgtagagagctcattcaaattcagttcagtattatgatttattatttgctgaattactggaaatagcctttataccgtatgttattgttgtgcaacaacaacaacttcagctgtcgaacgttattcagtaaaaattcaacgggttcaacattagcatggacggtatagccaagttgtggttaagaaggtggatttttgttccttatatttaccagaaacgaagtgatccgaacacacgacccgggattttgggggactccagtgagaaccgtcctcgttttcccggtgtaaagctgcgagccatttgtctcgtctctgtgggcttttagcacgctttggcagaacaaaatacgacctttgttttccctgtctccagttgtggtttgcacaaccaaaaacaacacagttttttggcattttggaggcagaatgacgggtttaatcagcgcaggtcgacaggttaaagagtaatggcgacggtttgttttcaacgccagtcaggttgctatggctcgaagaacccgtatgtagctcagttgcccggatgtcggccctgccccataGCTGCTGTATCGTCAGCGCTCTTGCTTACCCCACCCCTTTGCGCATGCGCCAAAAGGCAGCCACTTCCGTTCCCTACTCCTCATACATAAAACTcctcacactagagatgcgcggataggcaattatttcatccgcaaccgcatcagaaagtcgtcaaccatccgcaatccacccgatctaacatttgatcagaaccgcatccgcccgttgttatatatctaatatagacgatgcaaggcattagtgaggttataaagcttttgcctgttaaagaaaggagactgatccaatgcagcacagacattcgcgtgccacgctgtcacgacccagacgcacaccagtgcgcaatcatatgggagccgcgctgagcgcacctccaagcgcgtctcgctgccggcgacggccgggtatatgggcccgacgctccagcgccatccattttcagggctagttgattcggcaggtgggttgttacacactccttagcgggttccaacttccatggccaccgtcctagctgctgtctatatcaaccagggtgagccccacccctttcgtgagcgcactgcgcgcggagtgacccctgttacgcgcccccggcaacaggggtggcgggcagggaagctgcgcgggcggagcgtgcggagtgacccctgttacgagcccccggccacgggggtggcgggcaggtaagctgcttacctgctgtgcgtGACGCCGGACGCAGCGAAGGCAgacgaggcagggtgtcggtgcggtggtgaccctggacgtgcgtcgggcccttctcgcggatcgcctcagctacggctcccggtggggccctctcgggggaaggggcctcggtcccggaccccggcgaggcgtcccttctccgctccgtaaaagtgtccttctctttttttttttcttctgttgtggcatatgctgcaggtgcctgctcgtttttcgtatgtgggtaacaacatttaactatgtatatatatttcccaattggtttaactgccacccgcctgaatctatttaaaattaaattgttttttatttcaaccgcccgacccgacccgacccgacccgcggataaaatctaattttttaaaatttcatccgcccgatccgcggataatccgcggactccgcggttgtgcccgcaaaccgcgcatctctacctcaCACATAAAAATTCATTTAAATTTGGCATTTTTACGAAAGATAGTAACCTAAAAATGATTATTGATAGAATTATGTTGCAAGCTATTCTTTCTATACATAAgattcgataaaaaaaaaaaaaaaaaaaaaaaaaaaagtaaaacgcaAATCCTCGGATTGGATTAAAGattttaaattattaatacaATCTTGAAAAATATTAAAAGATATATACGTCCTTAAATTGTTGTCTTTATTAGAGGGAttcaatttattttaaaaaagcctatgtttttaatttttttcctttatattcattgttttttgtttttttttattaatttatttatttcaggcaatgacataaaaaaaaaggaaaaaaaagttcaaggtagacaatacataataatataaattaatataatgcaaaaggtaatgtgcagcagtggtccccaaccaccgggctgtggaccgattggtaccgggcgcacaaaaaaagaaaaaaatatacattttattttattgttttaattaaatcaacataaaaaacacaatatatacattatatatcaatatagatcaatatagtctgcagggatacagtccataagcacacatgattgtatttctttatggaaaaaaaaaaaaaaaaaaaaaaaaaaaaaaattgtaatcaagtaccgtattttccgcactattagccgcacctaaaaaccacaaatttactcaaaagctgacagtgcggcttataacccggtgcgctttatatatggattaatattaagattcattttcataaagtttaggtctcgcaactacggtaaacagccgccatcttttttccccgtagaagaggaagcgcgtcttcttctacgcaagcaaccgccaaggtaagcacccgcccccatagaagaggaagcgcttcttcttctactgtaagcaaccacccgcccccgtagaagaagaagaagcgcgcggatattacgtttcatttcctttgtgtgtttacatctgtaaagaccacaaaatggctcctactaagcgacaggtttccggttcatgaaaagacgcaatctctccatccgcacacggactactatttcacagcaactgcctaaagactttcaagaaaagctggctactttccgtgcatattgtaaaaacaagatagctgaaaaaaagatccggccagagaacattatcaacatggacgaggttccactgacttttgatattcctgtgaaccgcactgtggatacaacgggagcacgtacggtgaatattcgcaccacagggaatgagaagtcatccttcactgtggttctagcttgccatgctaatggccagaaacttccacccatggtgatattcaaaaggaagaccttgccaaaagagacctttccagccggcgtcatcataaaagctaactcgaagggatggatggatgaagaaaagatgagcgagtggttaaaggaagtttacgcgaagaggccgggtggcttttttcacgcagctccgtccatgttgatatacgactccatgcgcgcccacatcatgctggtttttaatatattattaaagtttgactgacctatctgactgtttttttgacattccctttagcgcaattagatgcggcttataacacggtggacaaagttttgaaatatgccgttcattgaaggcgcggcttataacccagggcggcttatggtgcggaaaatacggtaaacattttaatgagatctATGTGATCTGCCTTGTTTGTAATAAAATGCTGTGTTAAGGATTTTCTTCTGTGCGCCATGTGTTGGGCAGTTGCATTCGAAATAACATAAATTAGGCAACTATTTTTCCCCCCGTGTGCGTTTTCATATGTGTTTTCATAGTTACCTTCTGAGCAAATCTTTTATCACAAACTGCGCAGCAAAAAGGTCtttctcccgtgtgcgttctcatgtgtcttcTTATATCTACCTTCTGGATGAATTTTTTCCCACAAACTGTGCAGCGaaagggtttttctcctgtgtgtttcATGACATGTTCagtcaaacggtgtctgtaaaaaAAGCTTTCGTTACAAATAGAAcaactaaaaggtttttctcctgtgtgagtTCTCATGTGACCACTGAGATGGCTCTTAACAGAAAAGTttttaccgcaaactgaacaactgaatggtttttctccggtgtgcgaTCGCTCGTGTCTTACGAGATTGGATTTTGTATAGAAAcccttaccacaaactgaacaaataaaTGCTTTTTCTCCCGTGTGTTTCATTGCGTGTCGACTCAAACCTAGTTTGGAataaaagcttttaccacaaaccgTGCAACAAAAAGCTTTATCTTGcgcgtgtgttttcatgtgttcagtcaaatacCGCTTTAGAGAAAACCTTTTGgcacaaactgaacaatcaaaaagtttctctcctgtgtgtgtttgcatgtgtttgGATAAATACTTATTTTGAgtaaagcttttaccacaaactgaacagcaCGCTGTTTGcattgtgtgtgttttcatgtgttgatTCATGTTCCCCTTATGAGAAAAGCTTTTAGCACAAACTAAGCAGGTCAAACCTTCTTTACGGGTCTTCTCTTTAGAACATtctgagtgtttgttgtcagtgtgagtcctcagaTCACCTTCAGAGTCCGTATCGCTGCTCAAGAGGTTGTCTGATTGTGAtttctcttcatcatcatcttcgGTCTTCACAGtgacaacagtcagtggcaacttggtgagatcagcttCTGCCAGCccgagaagacactctccctcctgactgatccaaagtgcctcctcttcctttttaatgtgggGGGGATGTGGatcctcctgcttcaaagtggagctccccccctGAGGCTGGACGTCGTCAGGACCCAACCGACGAGAAGATTCAGGTGTTTTTTCTTCATCATCTtcggtcttcacagagacaacagtcagtggcaacGCGGCGAGATCTGTTTCCTCCGGCtttagaagacactctccctcctgggtgatccagagttcctcctcttcctctttaatgtgggggggctgtggagTCTGCTTCAAAGCGGAGCTCCCCAACTGCAGATGACTGTGAAGTTCTTCTGGATGACCAATCAGCTTCTGgatgtctgcaggacacaaacacaCTTTAGCTCAGACATGATCCactcgggctgggcgatacggctgaaaactgtatcttgATGTAAGTGTTTGTATTGGTCaacattaaggctgaaacgacgcgtcgacgtagtcgacgtcatcggttacgtaaatacgtcgacgtcgtttttgtgcgtcgacgcgtcgcatatttacgtcacattactgtcatggcggagcgcaaagcagacgatacgagcgaggagaaaaaagcacgccaaaagtgtgggagtatttcaataaacggcctaataatgttgttgtatgcacactgtgtcgagcggaaatggcctatcatagcagcacaacggctatgaacgaatatttgaaaagaaaacacccgacagcgttcttgccatcaccatcaactagtcaatcgtccgcgtgagtatacgttgtcatcattacacaaaaacatggatgtgtcatttgtatctgcg
It encodes the following:
- the LOC133619178 gene encoding uncharacterized protein; translation: MDDYAKTATSGKRESERESPTEEKTKTADTDIQKLIGHPEELHSHLQLGSSALKQTPQPPHIKEEEEELWITQEGECLLKPEETDLAALPLTVVSVKTEDDEEKTPESSRRLGPDDVQPQGGSSTLKQEDPHPPHIKKEEEALWISQEGECLLGLAEADLTKLPLTVVTVKTEDDDEEKSQSDNLLSSDTDSEGDLRTHTDNKHSECSKEKTRKEGLTCLVCAKSFSHKGNMNQHMKTHTMQTACCSVCGKSFTQNKYLSKHMQTHTGEKLFDCSVCAKRFSLKRYLTEHMKTHAQDKAFCCTVCGKSFYSKLGLSRHAMKHTGEKAFICSVCGKGFYTKSNLVRHERSHTGEKPFSCSVCGKNFSVKSHLSGHMRTHTGEKPFSCSICNESFFYRHRLTEHVMKHTGEKPFRCTVCGKKFIQKVDIRRHMRTHTGERPFCCAVCDKRFAQKVTMKTHMKTHTGGKIVA